The Deltaproteobacteria bacterium sequence TTGAAGGTGCGGTCCACGAACTTGAAGGCGCGTGCCCCGCGGGCGAGGAGCGCGTCGAAGGCGGGGAGGAGACGTTCGAGCGAAAAGCGTCGCACCCCGGCGTCGAGCGAGGAAAGGCAGAACTCGCAGCGGAAGGGGCAGCCGCGCGAGGCCTCGACGTAGAGCACGCGCCGCGAGAGGTCCTCGTCGGTGTAGAGCGCGTAGGGGAGGGCCAGCGCGTCCAGGTCGGGGGTCCCGCCCGGCCAGACCTTCGGCAGGTCGCGTCCCCCCGCGAGGAGCTGCGTGCAGAGCTCGCGAAAGGCGACCTCGCCCTCGCCGGTGACCACGTGGTCGGCGAGGGCCACGATGGGCTGCCCGTCGAGCTCGTGGCTCACCTCGGGGCCTCCGAGCACGACGACCACCTCCGGGGCCACGGCCTTCACGATCGCCACCACCTCGCGCGTCACCGCGGCGTTCCAGACGTAGACCCCGAGGCCGAGGAGGCGCGGGCGCCGTGCGAGGAGCTTCTCCGCCAGCTCCGCCGGCCGCTCCCCGAGGACGAACTCGAGGAGCTCGGCCCGCGGCGCGAGCGGACCCAGGTTCGCGAGGAGGTAGCGCAGCCCGAGGCTGGCGTGGGCGTAGCGCGCGTTGACCGTGGCGAGGAGGAGCTCGGAGGGCATGGACACGTCGGGGAGCCGGCCTCAGGGAAAGGGGATCGCGGTCATCAGCGGGCAGCTCTCGGTCGCCAGCGTCTTGAGCTCGGCGTCGGTGAGGACGCGCGAGAAGCTCAGCACGGCATCGATGGCCCCCTGAAACGAGAGGCTCGCGATCTGGGTCTGGCCTCGTCCGCCGACGCGCAGAAGGTTGCTCACCGGGGTCCCCGTCGGAAGGGTCGCGGAACCAGCGGAGCCCTGCAGCCGTCCGTTCACGTACAGCATCACGGTGGCTTTAGGCGTGTTCCAGACAGCCGCGAAGTGGGTCCAGCTTCCACGCACGAGCGCGGTGTGAGGCACGCCGGCCGCGACAAGGAGTTGGCCCTTCGACAGGTCGTGTAGCTCGGCTCGGACCTGAGCCAGATCCGGACGGTGGCGAAGGGCGAGCAGATAGGTCGAGCCACCAATGGTGAGGCTGCCCGACAGTAGCTCGAGGAACTCGCCCGAGCTGTACGTCGAACCCGGGTTCTGCGGGTCGTAGTCCGGGCGAACCCAGAGAGCGGCGGTTCCCTCGCGTGGTCCCAGGTTACTTCCGCCGTAGGTCCAGCCGTCGTGGGTCGTGGTGACGCGGACGCTCGGCGCCGGCTTGCCGTCCTTGTCGGTGGTAATAGTGGCGATGGGGGCGATGGGAAGGTCGCCGTCGTGCTTGTCACGAAGCACCTGGGTCACGGTCCCGCCCCAGGGCGGAAAGAAATCCAGGTGCAGGAGCAGCGACGGATCGCTGCAGAGGCTGGCGACGCCGCCCCCATCCGGGGCGCGCTGATCCGGCGGGCGCATCGCGTCGGGCGCGCGACCATCGGTCGGGGGACGCCCATCCGAAGGACGGGCTGCGTCGGTCGCCGCGCCGTCGCCGCCCAGGACTCCGCGCTCCGTGCCCAGGCCATCGCCTCCGGCGCGCGCTTCGGCGGTCTGACCGTCTCTCGCGCCCGTCTCGCCCGCGGCGCTTCCATCGGTCGGGCCGTCGGTCGGCGCGTAACGAGCGAGCAAGCGGCAACTCGTCAGCAGCAGCACCCCGACGAGAAGGGCGCCGGCCACCGGCCAGCGGCGCTTCGGCGGGGCGCCCATTGCCGACTCCTCCCGGTCCCCGCTACTCACGTCCCACGGCAAAGACCTCGAAGCGCGCCGGTCGCCGGATCTCGAAGGTCCCGGACGTGACGGAGAAGCCGCTCTCGGCGCCCGGGGCGAGGTCCGAGCGGCTCACGTAGTTCGAGGCGTACGAGGCCAGCTTGCCGTCCCCATCGCGGCCGACGGCGATCACCTGGACGAAGCGCGCGGGCTTGCTCCCCACGTTCCGCACCGTGCCGACGATCTGCTGCATCGTGGTCAGGTAGGGCTGGACGGTCTGCTCGGTGACCTTGATCGTGGCGAGCTGCGGAGGGGAGTAGCTCGTCGTGCGGAGCTCGCCCGGCGCAGCGTCGAAGCGGGAGTAGACGGGGGCGCGCATGATCATCACCAGCACGGGAGTCGTCTGCCCCGGCGCGAGGAGCTCGATCGGGGCCCAGCCGTGGTGCTCGCCGACGCGCTTGCCCTGCGCGTCGAAGAGGCTGACCAGCGCCGAGGGGCGCTCGATCGGCACCTGGCCCGTGTTGGCGAGGGTGCCGATCCAGATGTCGGTTCCGCGCGGCAGGCGGGCGTGCTGCACGTCGCGGAGCTCGGCCTTCGGCGGAGGGCTGGCCTCCGCGCTGGTGCGCTGGATCGAGGGGACCCGGACGCGGGGCACCCCGCTGGTCCCCGAGAGACGCGTGCGGAGCTCGGCCTCGGTCGGGCCGCGCCCGAACTGCTTGATCACGGCGATGAGCCCGACGGCGGCCACGAAGATGGCGATCGCGACGACGACCACCACCCCCTTCGCCAGCGAGGCCCGCAGGGGAGCGCTCCGCGGCGTGGGCTGTACGACCACGGGCGCGGTGGGCCGCTTCCGCTCGACGAGGAAGACCGCGGAGCAGTAGGTGCACCGGAACTGGTCGTGTCCGAGGGAGTCCGCCTCGTGCGACGAGCATTGCGGACAGGTGAGCTCGATGATGCGGGCCATGGAGCCCCTTCAGTATACGACCCGGCCGCGCCCGGGACGAGCGCGGAGACAGGCGGCGCTCAGGTCCCTTAGCGCGCGCGGCGGAAGGCGAGGGCGAGGAGGGCGAGGACGAGCAGCATCCAGCCCCCCGCGGCACCGGCACCCCCGAGGCTGCACCCGCTCGTGTAGTCCGGGTCGCAGGCGTTGCCCAGGCCGTCCTTGTCCTCGTCCTGCTGGAGCGAGTTCACCACCGACGGGCAGTTGTCGCGGGCGTTCACCACGCCGTCGGAGTCGAAGTCCCCGCAGGCATCCCCTTCGCCGTCGATGTTCGAGTCGGTCTGCAGCGGGTTCGCCTGCTTCGGGCAGTTGTCGAAGGCGTTGACCAGCCCGTCTCCGTCGTAGTCCTTCTCGCCGTCCTTCTTCTTCTTCTCGTCGGTGACCTCGTCGGCCACGCGGAAGAAATCGACGCGATCCACCCGCACCGGGCCGCCGAGCGAGGCCGCGGCCGGGTCGTCCACGGGAACGAGGGTGAGCTTCGTGTAGACCTTGTCGAGCTCCGTCGCGCACGAATCGCGCCACCCTTCGCTCGCGGTGCCCTGGCCGGCGCAGTACGGCCCGCACGCGGTGAGCCCCTCCTTGGTCTTGCACGCGCCCGCCTTGACCAGCGCGCCCGAGCAGCTGTCGTACCAGCCCTCGCCGGGCTTCCCCTCGTTCTTGCACAGGGCCACGCAGTCCGTGCAGGCGCCGGCCTTGATCGTCTTCGCGGGGACGGGGACCGTCACGTTGTGCTTCAGCCCGTCGGCGGCGATGGGGAAGCGCACCTCCTGCTTGCCCGCGGCGTGCTCGAGGACCCACTTCCCGTGGAGCAGTCGCGGCCCGCCGGTCTTGTCGTCCTTGAGAGACGGGACCGTCATCACGACCTGGAGCGCGTCGAAGTGCTTTCCGTTCAGGCGCACGTTCTCCGCGCTCATCCCCGAGGCGGCTCCCTTGAGCGGCAAGACCAGCTCGCCGTTCTCGAGAGCGAGAGGCTGCTTGAGCTCTGCGCCCCGCCAGCCCTCGAGCTCGATGTCGTCCTTCCACTGCGGCGCGCCGCCCCACTCCCAGAGCGCGTGGTCCACGGTCGAGTCCCACGTGTTCTTGTTGCGCAGGCGATGCCCGGTGGCCTTGTAGAGGTGCCGGGAGAAGGCGCGACGGTAGGTGTTCAGCCGGTCGAGGCTCTCCTGCTTCAGCCCCTCCTTGCCGACCAGCAGCACGAAGAGCTGGGTGTTGGTCTTGTACGACTCGGTCCAGTCGGGGAAGCGGTCTCCGTTGCCGTTGATGATGTTCTGGATCGTGACGGGCTTCTTCTTCCCCTTGGCCGTGATGTACGCCGGCGACTGGACCTCCGATCCGGTGTACGGGGCGCACCCTCCGGCGAGGGTGCGGTAGTACGGCGGGTCGAGGCAGACGTCGAACTTCTTCAGACAGGCCTCCAGGTCGTCCTTGCACTTCAGGCCGCCCCCGATCTCCAGCTCGGCGCAGTCCTTCGTCAGCCCCTCGAGCGTGCTGGGCTTGAGCGTGCAGTTGCGGTCCGAGGTGTCCACGCGAAAGATGGGCGGCACCTGCTCGGGGGGGATGAGCCCCCACAGGTAGAGGTCGAGCGGGCGTGTGCCCCGCACCGGCGGCACGGCGTAGAAGGTGCCGTTACCCTCTTCGCGCCAGTTGCAGCCGTACATCAGCTCGCCGAAGGTGTTGAGGTACAGGCTCCAGTGCGCGCCCTGCTGGCCGATCAGGTCGTCGTAGACCTTCCCGTCGGAGATGTAGTTGATGTAGCAGCAGACGTCGTGCTCCGTCTCGTGGGTCAGGATGTTGAGGGGCTGCACCTCCGTCGGATCGGTCATCTCCTTGTCCGTCCAGTCCCAGAGCCCCCACATATTGATGATCGCGTGGAGCTGATTCCCCTCGGGGAGCGGGTTGTACGGCCGCCCGATGCCCTTGATATTCATGATCTGGCGACTTTGATAGGAAAGCTCGAAGTGATAGGCGAGGGGGCAGTCCTGGGTCTGGTCGGGAGGAACCGTGGCCCCCGAGGTGTGCTTGAAGTTCATGAAGAAGACGTAGGTCTGAAAGCGATCGACGTAGTCCGAGAGGCCTTGCACGCGCTGGAGGGCGGTGTTGAAGCTCACCGGCGACATGGCGTAGGCCTCCGTCTCCTTGGGGTCGCGCTCGCAGCGGCCGGCGCGCACCAGGTACGGGGCGACGTCCACCACCACGATGTCCCCGAGACGGCAGACCCCCTTCTGCGCGAGGGCCTCCTTGCAGGCGGCGAGGGTGCCGCTGTCGGAGCTCGGGCCCGCGTCGATGTGCATCATCCCCTTCGGGCGGCGGAAGGCCGGCAGCTTGGCCACGTCGATGTCGAGGCCCGGAGGGGGGGTGCAGGTCTGGGCGCCCCGCGGGGGGCCGGCCCAGGCCAGCGTCGGAACGAGGAGGAGCCCGATCGTCGCGAGGAAACGCCGCACCATCTATATACCTCTCGAAGCGCGCGGCCACCTATGGCCGCGGGGGTAAGACTGCGCCAACTGGCGGCGGGATGCTAGCGCGGGCGGGCTCTCCGGTCAGCAGCCAAAAGAGAGAGAGGCGGCTCCGGATTCCGAGGAGAACCCGCGCCGGCGCCGGGCGCACTCGCGTCGTGCGCCTCGTGATCACGAAGGAAATATGGAGTCGGCGAAGGCCCGTCCAGGGTACGGACCTTGCTTGACGGGCACCTGTGACCTGCGCGCGCGCCCTGGCCTTCGTGGCCGCAATCCTCTGGCTGGGCCTGCTTCCGTCCGGGAGGGCCTTCGCCGAGCCGGGGCGGCTCGCGGCCGAGGCTCGGGCCTATGCCGCGCGCCATGGCTTTCCGGTCCGCGTGGTCTCGGCCGGGCCCGCCTGGCGCCGGGTAGAGCGAGTGTGCGTGCCCGTGCTGCGCGACGCGTGGGAGGACTTCCAGCGCTGCTTCACGGCAGCGAACGGCAGCGTGCTGCTCCGCTACGCGCTGGTTTACCCGGACGCTCCGTTCAGCCGGAAGTACGACCTCGTCGGGCGCGAGAACAAGCACCTCGGCCTGGTGGTGCAGCCGGGCGACATCTACTACTGGGCGCGCAACGTGAACGGGACCCACCCGCGCTGGGAGGACCACTCGAGCGCGCACCTGAACCCGGACGCGCTCGGCTACTCGATGGCTGTCGAGCTCTCCGACCGGCTGCCTCACCTTCGGGACTGGCTCGCGGCCCGCGCGCAGCCGAGCGACACCGAGTGGCTGCAGGGGAACTGCATGGACTGGCTGCCGAACGCCGAGGTCGCGCCGGGGCGCGGGCTCTTTCACGAGCTCGGGATCAGCCGCTCGCGGGACGGCGCGAACATGAGGGCCAAGCTCCTGCACGGCGCGAACGCGCGCCTCTCCGTGGTGGGGATCCACGTCCGGGACCTGGCCGAGTTCCAAGCCCTCCCCGAGGCGCAGCTTCTCGGCCCGCCTCCCGCGGGTGGAATCGACGACGCCGTGCGCTAGACTGGGGCGGCGGTCGCGGCCGGCGGCCGGAGGGGGAGAAACCATGGCCAAGGATCGCTACGACGACGCGGTGGCGGTGACGCACGAGATCTCGTGGGTCGGCTTCTACGAAGAGGAGACCAAGCTCCACTGCAATCCGTACGTGCTCCTCGACGAGGAAGAGGCGGTGTTCATCGACCCGGGGTCGATCCCCGACTTCCCGGTGATCATGCGCAAGGTGATCGAGGTCGTGCGCCCCGCCGAGATCAGCCTGATCGTCGCCTCGCACCAGGACCCGGACGTCTGCGGCAACCTGCCCGTGGTCGAGGACGTGATCGACCGCCCCGACCTGCGCATCGCCGCGCACATGAACACCGTCCGGCTCATCCGGCACTACGGGCTGCGCTCGGAGCTCTATCCCGTGGACCGGAACAACTACACGCTGACGCTGAAGAGCGGTCGGCGCCTGGACTTCTTCTGGACGCCGTTTCTGCACTCCCCGGGGGCGATCATGACCTTCGACGGCACCTCGGGGACGCTCTTCACGAGCGACCTCTTCGGCGGGCTCTCCGAGGAGTGGGCGCTCTTCGCCAAGGGGGACTTCCTGACCCCCATGGCGGCCTTTCACCGGCTCTACATGCCGACGCGGGAGCTGCTCGCCCGCTGCATGGACCAGGTGGCCGAGCTGCCGGTGCAGCGCATCTGTCCCCAGCACGGCTCGATCTTGCAGGGCTCGCAGGTGAAGGAGGCGATCGCCTTCCTGAAAGCCCTGCCCTGCGCCATGGATGCGACCTAGGGGGCCCGCATGCGCGACGACATCCGCAAGGCTGGCATCCGGCACGTGGACGACGTGCAGGCCACGAACCGGGAGCTCCTCGAGCGGGCGCTCCACATGCGCTGCGTGAGCTACCTCGCGCAGGAGAAGGCCAAGCTTCTGACGCTGACGATCGGCGAGCTGGACCGGAGCCGCCGGGCCGCGACGGGCAGGGCCTCCGCGTTGCGGGTGGAGCGAGACGACCTCACGCGCGAGAAGGACGCGGCCGAGGTGCGCAACCTGATGCTCGAGGAGCTGCACCGGACGCTCGAGGACCGCGTTCGAGAGCGCACCGCGGCGCTCGAGGCATCCAACCGCGAGCTCGTGCGCGAGATCCAGGAGCGCAAGCGGGCCGAGGAGGAGCGGGAGCGGCTCTGGGCGCAGCTGCTGCACGCGCAGAAGATGGAGGTCCTCGGGCAGCTCGCGGCAGGGGTGGCGCACGACTTCAATAACCTCCTCGGCGTGATCGGCGGCTTTGCCGAGCTGGCGCTCGGACGCCTCGACCCCGAGAGCTTCGTGGCGGAGGACCTGGGGGCGATCCGCGAGGCGACCCAGCGCGCGGTGCTGCTCTCGCGGCAGCTCTTGGCCTTCTCGCGCAAGCAGCCGGCCGAGCTGTGCGCGGTGAGCCTCGTGCGAGTCGTCGAGGGCCTGGGCAAGCTCCTCCGGCGCACCCTCGGGGACGAGATCACGCTCGAGCTCGCGCTCGAGGGAGCGGAGGGGCTCAACGTGCGCGGCGACAGCGCGCAGCTCGAGCTGCTGCTGCTGAACCTGGCCGTGAACGCCAGGGACGCCATGCCGCGCGGGGGACGGCTCACGATCCGGGTGCGGCGCGGCCCCGAGGAGGGGGCGCCGGGTCCCGAGGGGGAGGGTGGCGACGTCGCCATCGTCGAGGTGACCGACACTGGAGAGGGGATCGACCCCGAGCTGCACGAGAGGATCTTCGAGCCCTTCTTCACGACGAAGGGGCCGGCGCATGGCACGGGGCTGGGGCTCGCGACCGTGCGCGAGGTGGCGGTGCAGCACGGCGGCAGCGTGACCGTGCGGAGCGCGCCGGGGAAGGGCACGACGTTCCTGGTGCGGCTTCCGCTCACCGCGGAGGTCGCGGAGGAGCGGCAGGTCGTGCGGCCGGCGGTCCTTCCGCGCGGCCGGGAGTGCGTGCTGGTGGTGGACGACGAGCACGCGATCCGAAGGCTGATCCGGGAAACGCTCGCGCCTCTCGGGTACGACGTGCTGGAGGCCGGTCGCGCCGACGAGGCGCTGGCGCTCCTCCGGGGCGGAGAGCGCACCGTGGACCTCCTGCTGACGGACTTCTTCATGCCGGAGGTGAACGGCCTCGAGCTGGCCCAGATCGCCTCGCAGCTCAAGCCCCGGCTGCGCGTGGTGCTGATGACGGCGCGGGGGAGCGAGGCGATCTCGGCGGCTCTCGAGCGGGGCGGAGGCCTCGGTTACGTGTCGAAGCCCTTCTCGCCGGCGCACCTCGCGATCTACGTGCGACGGATCCTCGATCGCGCCGCGTGAGGCGTGCGGATTCTTGGGGTTGGGGCCTCTACTTGCCGAACGACGCGGCGGCCAGCTTGAGCATGCCGCCCACCCCCCAGGAGCGCGCGAGCTCGTGATTCTCGACGGCGAGCAGGGCGCGACCGAACGCCCCCAGCTTCCCGGCGGCGATCCAGGTGGGGCCTTCGTTCTGTCGGTAGCTGTAGACCCCCACGCTGAAGGGGAAGCGTCGCATGTCGTGCCCCGAGCTCAGGTGGAGTCCCTCCTTGACCACGTGCGGCCGGATCCCCTCGAAGAACACCTGATGCAGCCACTGGCCCGTGGCGCCCTCGGGATGGTGCGGGTTTCCGTCGCTGCTGTTCCAGAGCTGCTCCAGAGTGAGCGGCCAGACCTTGGAGTCACCCGAGATCTTCACGACCACGGTCCTCTTCGCATCGATGGGGCGTTCGAGCGGGGTCCCGTTCGCCTGATGCGTGGCCTTCACCGAGTAGTTCACGACGAAGAACCCGGGCTTGACCTGCACCACGCGGGCGGATTCGGTGAACCTCACCGGCGCGCCGAGGTAATCGCCGGCCCACCAGAGGCTGGTGGAGGTCTGCTCGTTGCGTAGCTCCGCCACGCCGTGCTTGCTGAGGGCCATCGAGAGCGGGCCCGCGTGGACGCCCGTCGTGAGGCTGCGCTGCCAGCCCTTGCCGGTGCCGGGTACCGAGGCCCGCCAGGCTCCGCGCGTCACCTCGCCCGGCTTCCACTCGTAGCGATACCAGCTCGCCTGCTCGCCCCTGGCGCCGGCGAGGGCGTACTCCGAGACGGGCAGGTCTCCGATGTCACGCACCTTGGCGCCCTCACCGGTCGTGGGCAGCAACCGCACGCCCAGCCGGATGGCGGCCCCAGAGTAGCCTCGCTCGCGCATGGTCTGCCGGTAGGCGGTACGCGCCGAGCCGGCGGCGTCGGTGACGGGGGCCGGCTTCTGCTCCTTGGCCGCGGCGGGCCAGGCGAGCGCGAGCATCGGCAAGAGAATCCATCGGTGGTGACGACGCATGGGAGCTTCTCCTGGAGGCGACCGGGCCCACGAGGCGCCGGGCGGGCGCTCGAGGGCTAGCGGGGTCGACAACTGCATGCCTCGGGCCAACGCGCGTCCTGGCAAGTGTTGGAAATTCGGCAGGCGCGAGGCCTGGCCCCTTCGGCGCTGAGTGGCTACACGCGCCGGCGCCGGCGAGACACGGTCGACCAGAGGAGTGCCAGCAGGAGCAGAGGAATCGAGAGCGGGAGCGTCCCCTCGGCCCCCGCCGAGCAGCCGCCGTAGAGCCGGGTCGTGAGCGGATCGAGCTGCGTTCGATCGTCGCCGTCCCCCGCGGGAGCCTTCCCGCCGAGGTCCGCGAGCGGTCGGGCGTCGCGCGCCAGGGGCATCGCGTCGGCCGGAGGTGGAGAGACTCCCCGATCGCGAGGCAGCGTGACGCCGGCATCGGGCGGCGGCGGGGCGACGCAGCCCACCGTCAGGCGCTGGCCCGCTTTCAGCCCGGTCGCGCCGCTCAGGGGCTCGGGCTGGAGCGCCGTGCCCGAGAAGGTGTCCCCCCCTTTGCGCAGGACGAAGTGGAGGTGGGCGATGCTCTGCCCGCCGGACTGGCCGAGCGCGCCGATCGTATCTCCTGTCTTCACGCGCGCCCCCTGGCTCACCGCCGTGCTCTGCAGGTGCGCATAGAGCGTGGTGTAGACCCTGTCGCTGGTCTCGTGGCGCAGCAGGACGGCATAGCCGTAGCCGCCGTTCGTCAGACCCGCGAAGGCCACGACTCCGTCGGCGGCCGCGGTCACCGGCTTGCCGAGGCCCTTCGGCGCCTGGTTGTAGTCGCCGCCCACGTCGGCGACGAAGGAGTAGTTGAGGTCTATGGCGTAGACGTCGGGGCCCGAGTGGAAGCCCGAGCAGCTCGACCCGCTCGGGCCTATGCCGCTATAGCCGCAGTAGAGGCGATAGACCGTCCCGCAGGGGAAGGGGGCGCGAAGCTCGAAGCCGGCCGGGAGCGCGCGGGCCGGTCGGGCCGACAGCGCGACGACGCCGACGGCGAGCCCGAAGCACGCGACGATCCCAAGGGGGCGCAGGCCCAAGATCGGTTCCTCCGACGGCGATGGTCCGACCCGTCTAGCACGGGGGCCGGCCGTTCGGCAACGGACGGCACCGGCGGCGTTCGGCCCACTCGAGCATCGCCTCGCGTGCCTCGGCGAGCGGCACCGAACCGAGGCTGAGCAGCTTGGCGTGGAACGCGCGTTCGTCGTAGTGCCGACCGAGCGTCTTTCGCACGGCTTCGCGGAGCGCGAGCAGCTGGGTCTTGCCCACGTAGTAGGCGAGGGCCTGGGCGGGCTCGGCGACGTAGCGCTCGATCTCGGCCTTGGCGGCGGTGCGCGAGGTGAAGGCGTTGCGCTGGAAATAGGCCGTGGCGGCCGTTGGTGAAAGGGTGCCCGTGTGCAGGCCCGTATCCACCACGAGCCGCGCCGCGCGCCAGAGCTGTCCGACGAGAAACCCCACGCGCTCCTCGGGGCTGAAGGCTCCCTGCTCGTCGCGCCACTGCTCGGCGTAGAGGGCCCAACCTTCGTCGAAGGCGGTGAACGAGGCCTCGCGCCGGTA is a genomic window containing:
- a CDS encoding LamG domain-containing protein; translation: MGAPPKRRWPVAGALLVGVLLLTSCRLLARYAPTDGPTDGSAAGETGARDGQTAEARAGGDGLGTERGVLGGDGAATDAARPSDGRPPTDGRAPDAMRPPDQRAPDGGGVASLCSDPSLLLHLDFFPPWGGTVTQVLRDKHDGDLPIAPIATITTDKDGKPAPSVRVTTTHDGWTYGGSNLGPREGTAALWVRPDYDPQNPGSTYSSGEFLELLSGSLTIGGSTYLLALRHRPDLAQVRAELHDLSKGQLLVAAGVPHTALVRGSWTHFAAVWNTPKATVMLYVNGRLQGSAGSATLPTGTPVSNLLRVGGRGQTQIASLSFQGAIDAVLSFSRVLTDAELKTLATESCPLMTAIPFP
- a CDS encoding thrombospondin type 3 repeat-containing protein: MSPVSFNTALQRVQGLSDYVDRFQTYVFFMNFKHTSGATVPPDQTQDCPLAYHFELSYQSRQIMNIKGIGRPYNPLPEGNQLHAIINMWGLWDWTDKEMTDPTEVQPLNILTHETEHDVCCYINYISDGKVYDDLIGQQGAHWSLYLNTFGELMYGCNWREEGNGTFYAVPPVRGTRPLDLYLWGLIPPEQVPPIFRVDTSDRNCTLKPSTLEGLTKDCAELEIGGGLKCKDDLEACLKKFDVCLDPPYYRTLAGGCAPYTGSEVQSPAYITAKGKKKPVTIQNIINGNGDRFPDWTESYKTNTQLFVLLVGKEGLKQESLDRLNTYRRAFSRHLYKATGHRLRNKNTWDSTVDHALWEWGGAPQWKDDIELEGWRGAELKQPLALENGELVLPLKGAASGMSAENVRLNGKHFDALQVVMTVPSLKDDKTGGPRLLHGKWVLEHAAGKQEVRFPIAADGLKHNVTVPVPAKTIKAGACTDCVALCKNEGKPGEGWYDSCSGALVKAGACKTKEGLTACGPYCAGQGTASEGWRDSCATELDKVYTKLTLVPVDDPAAASLGGPVRVDRVDFFRVADEVTDEKKKKDGEKDYDGDGLVNAFDNCPKQANPLQTDSNIDGEGDACGDFDSDGVVNARDNCPSVVNSLQQDEDKDGLGNACDPDYTSGCSLGGAGAAGGWMLLVLALLALAFRRAR
- a CDS encoding MBL fold metallo-hydrolase, whose amino-acid sequence is MAKDRYDDAVAVTHEISWVGFYEEETKLHCNPYVLLDEEEAVFIDPGSIPDFPVIMRKVIEVVRPAEISLIVASHQDPDVCGNLPVVEDVIDRPDLRIAAHMNTVRLIRHYGLRSELYPVDRNNYTLTLKSGRRLDFFWTPFLHSPGAIMTFDGTSGTLFTSDLFGGLSEEWALFAKGDFLTPMAAFHRLYMPTRELLARCMDQVAELPVQRICPQHGSILQGSQVKEAIAFLKALPCAMDAT
- a CDS encoding response regulator, with product MRDDIRKAGIRHVDDVQATNRELLERALHMRCVSYLAQEKAKLLTLTIGELDRSRRAATGRASALRVERDDLTREKDAAEVRNLMLEELHRTLEDRVRERTAALEASNRELVREIQERKRAEEERERLWAQLLHAQKMEVLGQLAAGVAHDFNNLLGVIGGFAELALGRLDPESFVAEDLGAIREATQRAVLLSRQLLAFSRKQPAELCAVSLVRVVEGLGKLLRRTLGDEITLELALEGAEGLNVRGDSAQLELLLLNLAVNARDAMPRGGRLTIRVRRGPEEGAPGPEGEGGDVAIVEVTDTGEGIDPELHERIFEPFFTTKGPAHGTGLGLATVREVAVQHGGSVTVRSAPGKGTTFLVRLPLTAEVAEERQVVRPAVLPRGRECVLVVDDEHAIRRLIRETLAPLGYDVLEAGRADEALALLRGGERTVDLLLTDFFMPEVNGLELAQIASQLKPRLRVVLMTARGSEAISAALERGGGLGYVSKPFSPAHLAIYVRRILDRAA
- a CDS encoding M23 family metallopeptidase; the encoded protein is MGLRPLGIVACFGLAVGVVALSARPARALPAGFELRAPFPCGTVYRLYCGYSGIGPSGSSCSGFHSGPDVYAIDLNYSFVADVGGDYNQAPKGLGKPVTAAADGVVAFAGLTNGGYGYAVLLRHETSDRVYTTLYAHLQSTAVSQGARVKTGDTIGALGQSGGQSIAHLHFVLRKGGDTFSGTALQPEPLSGATGLKAGQRLTVGCVAPPPPDAGVTLPRDRGVSPPPADAMPLARDARPLADLGGKAPAGDGDDRTQLDPLTTRLYGGCSAGAEGTLPLSIPLLLLALLWSTVSRRRRRV